From Coccinella septempunctata chromosome 4, icCocSept1.1, whole genome shotgun sequence, a single genomic window includes:
- the LOC123311139 gene encoding collagen alpha-1(IV) chain-like has protein sequence MTLRLGYCRAFALGVYFVFTIVHHVEALRGCGGCANALNAYGGCNCSGIKGRPGAPGLPGSPAPPGIYGDIGFPGPDGPKGEKGMAGEIGGQGELGPRGDDGLRGLSGTPGFPGNEGEPGFSGPAGLDGCNGTDGSPGSRGLPGSPGRRGTTGPDGVQGPPGEPGEGGGNSIGTKGEPGVPGYDGRQGPEGPRGPMGSQGYRGTPGIQGITGEAGPWGPQGDRGDYTKGVAGEPGKAGDTGPAGEPGESPENELRILPISQSLRGRRGDRGEKGEIGPRGIKGQVGSKGYSGVPGLKGSRGLPGDEGYEGPRGKDGKEGPKGQPGEKGDKGAPGYAGIPGTDGEKGEPGEHGPQGRPGIQGIEGPKGAYDPTLDKIVPGVEGPQGPIGLPGNRGMAGIPGMPGTPGPQGPAGEPGPPGKIGQPGKKGLTWKGEHGDRGTPGNPGRTGPPGPPGPVGRAGDKGFRGEDVVGPAGEPGMPGIPGIAGLRGERGDVGLTGPKGFPGIGKEMTGPPGEPGPRGFPGLHGDDGIPGFDGINGVKGKRGDDCGVCRPGLPGVKGEKGVSGRPGYPGPVGFVGLPGPRGLKGTPGKAGIAGPVGLEGSAGSPGVQGLPGADGPDGRLIFPAPGQTEAAEVGDKGYPGFMGNDGKMGEPGPLGPTGLQGNKGEQGAPGEDGYFGRDGSPGRAGPRGPKGFAADKTREELIGDKGKRGIPGNKGEMGDKGLKGATGDAIGKLVRLRGDKGFPGLPGVPGIDGFKGLRGFKGDLGARGNLGYPGPQGRSIPGPQGLKGYPGIPGDRGPQGQPGIDGKTGEMGSPGILGLKGSRGSPGLAILHGEEGPNGLPGPKGQPGDFGFDGFPGRDGYPGIKGEKGPKGAPGIAGAPGLAGMKGQLGDVRRGPRGQDGLNGSIGERGAPGEAGPDGPDGWQGPVGAPGSKGDPGFPGLHGAPGDEGEAGFPGHQGYVGSAGLPGQTGARGDMGFRGNRGAPGPQGLLGQNGYKGQRGDKGLRGYEGLEGDPGLPGPRGDQGQPGSKGARGDSSFSGPKGEPGIPGMVGPPGYDGPPGLPGTPGLPGSKGYDVFGPDGFKGMSGEPGLPGRNGAIGLKGERGEIGVEGLPGQIGDKGFKGYAGSSGLDGLPGIKGEIGDRGFRGIPGRKGERSPDGEPGQLGRPGLPGDVGPPGITGPPGSPGLKGDKGLPGLPSFGTVEPGEMGDTGIHGPKGIKGIRGDQGYPGQMGRRGERGDDGFKGLRGEPGFPGLKGERGRDGLAGEPGLPGQNPEPGDRGDPGLDGFEGPPGKTGQKGAPGELGDDGYRGAPGIPGISLQGPKGMRGNEGFPGPQGAIGMEGFPGKDGLHGMPGEKGMQGDYGLPSFNSKGQKGEVGFRGPVGFRGEKGQRGDQGFEGRPGFSGRRGNKGLRGPKGYPGATGINGFNGMKGEPGDWFTDIFPGAPGDQGLPGFDGRKGLPGFPGRPGLQGRKGEKGFRGDIGFDGLPGLKGIKGERGDAGLQGAVGIRGLPGQKGPRGDPAPSPPGPRSRGFYFTRHSQSEQIPICPRDTIKLWDGYSLLHIMGDAKAHGQDLGAPGSCLRKFNTMPYLHCNLNDVCNYAQNNDYSYWLSTTEPMPATMTPIPSPEVARYISRCSVCEAPTRIIAIHSQTTAIPQCPSGWDDLWIGYSFIMHTDANAEGAGQSLVSPGSCLEEFRPKPFIECHGHGRCNYFATATSYWLATIEDNNMFKKPRQETLKAGYLTSRISRCSVCIRRRYNVVASNPEPRLPPPEVRLPPNRYPERRPVQPSNTGRGYDSRENEVIGYQRGPSRYPERRPSPASSATYYNPYRSAYDRNNRNLQPGRRIRPGMRRHKKHTTKQVIQNNV, from the exons ATGACGCTGCGGCTCGGTTACTGCCGGGCGTTTGCCCTCGGTGTTTATTTCGTTTTTACGATAGTGCATCATGTCGAGGCTCTG CGCGGCTGTGGTGGTTGCGCCAACGCCCTAAACGCATATGGAGGATGTAATTGCTCTGGGATTAAGGGTAGACCTGGAGCTCCCGGTCTGCCAGGTTCACCAGCTCCACCTGGCATTTACGGAGATATAGGTTTCCCAGGACCGGATGGACCCAAAGGTGAAAAAGGGATGGCCGGAGAAATTGGTGGTCAAGGAGAGTTGGGACCAAGG GGAGATGACGGACTTCGAGGACTGTCAGGAACTCCTGGATTTCCT GGTAACGAAGGAGAGCCAGGTTTCTCTGGACCAGCTGGTTTAGACGGGTGTAACGGTACCGACGGCTCACCAGGTTCACGAGGACTCCCTGGATCCCCTGGTAGAAGAGGCACGACCGGTCCCGACGGGGTGCAAGGTCCACCAGGTGAACCTGGAGAAGGTGGAGGAAATTCTATCGGGACTAAAGGTGAACCTGGAGTCCCAGGGTATGATGGAAGGCAAGGACCAGAAGGACCGAGAGGACCGATGGGCTCACAAGGTTACAGAGGAACGCCGGGAATACAA GGAATAACTGGAGAGGCTGGTCCTTGGGGGCCGCAAGGTGACCGTGGAGATTACACGAAGGGAGTAGCTGGTGAACCGGGAAAAGCAGGGGACACTGGTCCAGCTGGTGAACCCGGAGAATCTCCAGAAAATGAGTTGAGGATTCTACCAATAAGTCAGTCTCTTCGAGGTAGACGCGGTGATCGTGGAGAAAAGGGAGAAATAGGACCGAGGGGAATCAAAGGACAAGTTGGTTCCAAAGGATATTCG GGAGTTCCAGGTCTGAAAGGATCTCGTGGCTTGCCCGGAGATGAAGGATATGAAGGTCCCAGAGGAAAAGATGGGAAAGAAGGACCAAAAGGTCAACCCGGAGAGAAAGGCGACAAAGGAGCTCCCGGATACGCGGGAATACCTGGAACGGACGGAGAAAAAGGTGAGCCAGGAGAACACGGTCCACAAGGTCGTCCTGGAATTCAAGGAATAGAAGGACCTAAGGGTGCCTACGATCCAACGCTTGATAAGATCGTACCAGGTGTAGAGGGTCCTCAGGGTCCCATCGGTCTCCCCGGGAACAGGGGCATGGCAGGTATTCCCGGCATGCCAGGAACGCCAGGTCCTCAAGGACCTGCTGGAGAGCCCGGTCCTCCTGGTAAAATTGGTCAACCAGGTAAAAAAGGATTAACTTGGAAAGGGGAACATGGTGATCGTGGTACACCCGGAAACCCTGGAAGAACAGGACCACCTGGTCCGCCAGGGCCAGTCGGGCGAGCAGGTGACAAAGGTTTCAGAGGTGAAGATGTTGTCGGTCCTGCCGGGGAGCCTGGCATGCCAGGAATACCGGGAATAGCAGGATTACGTGGCGAGAGAGGAGACGTTGGTTTGACCGGACCTAAAGGTTTTCCTGGAATAGGTAAAGAAATGACCGGACCACCAGGAGAACCTGGACCAAGGGGATTCCCAGGATTACATGGAGATGACGGAATTCCTGGATTCGACGGGATAAACGGAGTCAAAGGAAAGAGAGGAGACGATTGTGGTGTTTGCCGCCCAG GTCTACCTGGTGTGAAGGGTGAAAAAGGTGTTAGTGGACGTCCAGGATACCCCGGCCCCGTAGGATTCGTAGGTTTACCAGGGCCAAGGGGCCTAAAAGGTACCCCAGGAAAGGCAGGCATCGCGGGACCTGTTGGTTTGGAAGGGTCTGCAGGTTCTCCAGGAGTACAAGGGCTGCCTGGTGCAGATGGACCGGATGGAAGATTGATTTTTCCCGCTCCAGGACAAACGGAGGCTGCTGAAGTAGGGGATAAAGGTTACCCAGGATTTATGGGCAACGACGGAAAAATGGGTGAACCTGGACCTCTCGGTCCCACTGGGTTACAAGGTAATAAGGGCGAACAAGGGGCGCCCGGAGAAGATGGATACTTTGGAAGAGATGGATCACCAGGAAGAGCTGGTCCCAGAGGACCCAAGGGATTCGCTGCTGATAAAACCAGAGAAGAACTAATTGGTGACAAAGGAAAACGTGGAATACC TGGAAATAAAGGTGAAATGGGAGATAAAGGTTTGAAAGGAGCAACAGGAGATGCGATAGGTAAATTGGTACGTCTGCGTGGAGATAAGGGATTCCCAGGTTTGCCAGGAGTGCCAG GTATTGACGGATTCAAAGGTTTGAGAGGCTTCAAGGGAGATCTTGGAGCAAGAGGTAACTTGGGTTACCCTGGACCTCAAGGAAGAAGCATTCCTGGACCACAAGGTTTGAAAGGTTATCCTGGTATTCCTGGAGATAGGGGCCCCCAAGGACAGCCTGGTATagatggaaaaactggagaaatGGGAAGTCCAGGAATACTAGGGCTAAAGGGTAGTCGTGGAAGTCCCGGTCTAGCAATTCTACATGGAGAAGAAGGTCCAAACGGCCTTCCAGGACCGAAGGGACAACCGGGCGATTTTGGATTCGATGGTTTTCCCGGTAGAGACGGCTATCCGGGAATCAAAGGTGAAAAAGGACCCAAGGGAGCTCCCGGCATCGCTGGTGCACCTGGACTGGCTGGCATGAAAGGTCAATTGGGTGATGTACGAAGAGGACCACGCGGGCAAGATGGACTCAATGGAAGCATAGGAGAACGCGGTGCACCTGGTGAAGCTGGACCTGATGGCCCAGACGGGTGGCAAGGACCAGTAGGTGCACCTGGATCTAAGGGAGACCCAGGTTTTCCTGGCCTTCACGGTGCTCCAGGAGATGAAGGCGAGGCAGGATTTCCCGGTCATCAAGGATACGTTGGAAGCGCTGGATTACCAGGTCAAACCGGAGCTAGAGGTGATATGGGATTCCGTGGAAACAGAGGCGCGCCAGGTCCGCAAGGGTTACTCGGACAAAACGGTTACAAGGGTCAGAGGGGTGATAAGGGATTACGAGGATATGAAGGGTTAGAAGGAGATCCTGGCTTGCCAGGACCAAGAGGAGATCAAGGACAACCGGGTTCTAAAGGTGCACGCGGAGATTCATCTTTCAGTGGACCAAAAGGTGAACCAGGAATTCCGGGGATGGTAGGGCCACCTGGTTATGATGGACCTCCCGGACTACCTGGAACACCGGGTTTGCCAGGTTCGAAAGGATACGACGTTTTCGGTCCAGACG GATTCAAGGGAATGAGCGGAGAACCTGGCTTACCTGGACGCAACGGAGCAATTGGTTTGAAAGGAGAGAGAGGAGAGATTGGAGTTGAAGGATTGCCCGGACAGATAGGTGACAAAGGTTTCAAAGGATACGCAGGATCGTCTGGATTGGATGGTCTACCTGGAATCAAGGGTGAAATTGGAGATAGAGGTTTCAGAGG AATACCTGGAAGAAAAGGAGAAAGATCCCCTGACGGTGAACCAGGTCAACTAGGAAGACCAGGACTGCCTGGAGATGTCGGTCCTCCGGGAATTACAGGACCTCCCGGTTCCCCTGGATTGAAAGGAGATAAGGGATTACCAGGATTACCATCATTCGGTACTGTGGAGCCAGGAGAAATGGGAGATACTGGTATTCACGGACCCAAAGGTATTAAAGGAATTCGGGGAGACCAAGGATATCCTGGACAAATGGGAAGACGAGGAGAAAGAGGCGATGACGGGTTCAAAGGTCTCAGGGGTGAACCAGGATTCCCAGGTCTGAAGGGAGAAAGAGGCAGAGACGGTCTAGCAGGAGAACCAGGACTGCCAGGACAAAATCCGGAACCAGGTGATCGAGGAGATCCGGGATTGGACGGATTCGAGGGTCCACCTGGAAAAACGGGACAAAAAGGAGCACCAGGTGAACTCGGAGACGACGGTTATCGTGGAGCACCTGGAATTCCAGGAATAAGTTTACAAGGACCCAAAGGGATGAGAGGAAACGAAGGATTTCCAGGTCCTCAAGGAGCGATAGGCATGGAGGGCTTCCCTGGCAAAGACGGTTTACATGGTATGCCTGGTGAAAAGGGTATGCAAGGAGATTACGGATTGCCATCGTTCAACTCCAAAGGACAAAAGGGTGAAGTAGGTTTCCGTGGACCGGTGGGATTCAGAGGGGAAAAAGGACAACGAGGTGATCAAGGTTTCGAAGGAAGACCAGGGTTCTCAGGACGAAGAGGAAACAAAGGTCTGCGGGGTCCTAAAGGTTATCCCGGAGCTACTGGAATCAACGGATTCAACGGAATGAAGGGTGAACCAGGTGACTGGTTCACAGATATATTCCCAGGCGCACCAGGAGATCAGGGTCTGCCAGGTTTCGACGGACGAAAAGGATTACCAGGTTTCCCTGGACGACCCGGTTTGCAGGGAAGAAAGGGTGAAAAAGGCTTCAGAGGTGATATTGGTTTCGACGGTTTACCTGGATTGAAGGGTATCAAAGGAGAAAGAGGGGACGCGGGTTTGCAAGGAGCCGTGGGTATAAGAGGTCTTCCAGGACAGAAAGGACCGAGAGGAGATCCGGCCCCGTCACCACCAGGTCCAAGGAGTAGGGGATTCTACTTCACTAGGCATTCCCAGTCGGAGCAGATTCCTATTTGTCCAAGAGATACTATAAAACTCTGGGATGGATACTCTTTATTACATATAATGGGAGATGCGAAGGCACATGGACAAGATTTAG GTGCTCCAGGAAGTTGTCTAAGAAAATTCAATACTATGCCATATTTGCATTGTAATCTGAATGATGTCTGTAACTACGCACAAAACAATGACTACAGTTATTGGTTATCGACGACTGAACCTATGCCGGCTACGATGACCCCCATTCCATCTCCAGAAGTTGCCAGATATATATCGAG ATGTTCCGTATGTGAAGCACCAACCAGAATCATTGCAATTCATAGTCAAACTACAGCGATTCCTCAGTGCCCAAGTGGATGGGACGATTTATGGATTGGATACAGTTTCATAATG CACACTGACGCCAACGCTGAGGGAGCTGGACAATCTTTGGTATCTCCAGGTTCGTGCCTTGAAGAGTTCCGACCCAAGCCTTTCATCGAATGCCACGGTCACGGTAGATGTAACTATTTCGCGACCGCCACCTCCTACTGGCTGGCCACCATCGAAGACAACAACATGTTCAAGAAACCCAGGCAGGAGACCTTGAAGGCCGGATACCTGACGTCCAGGATAAGCAGATGCTCCGTTTGCATCAGAAGGAGATACAACGTCGTTGCCAGCAATCCAGAACCGCGTTTGCCTCCTCCAGAGGTGAGGTTACCCCCTAACCGATATCCGGAGAGGAGGCCAGTTCAGCCTTCCAACACTGGTCGAGGCTACGATTCCAGAGAGAACGAAGTCATAGGGTACCAGAGGGGACCGAGCAGGTATCCAGAAAGGAGGCCTTCTCCGGCTAGCAGCGCAACTTACTACAATCCGTACCGCAGCGCCTACGACCGGAATAATAGGAATCTACAACCAGGAAGGCGTATCAGGCCCGGAATGAGGAGACATAAGAAGCATACCACGAAGCAAGTCATCCAGAATAATGTGTGA